In Halodesulfovibrio marinisediminis DSM 17456, the sequence CATGATCGACGCGGGGATGTAGCTCAGTTGGATAGAGTACCTGGCTACGAACCAGTTGGTCGGGAGTTCGAATCTTCCCATCCCCGCCATTGTCTATAAAGGCTGCTAGTTTTTTTAACTAGCAGCCTTTTTTTATTCCCTCTTCTTCATCCCCGTTCTTTCCTTTACACTTTCTGATCTATCTATCATCCCCTGCATTGCGCAATGTACCACCCAATTTATCAGTCCCCCCTCGCACACATCACATACAAAAAAAGACCTGACAATTGCCAGGTCCTTTTAAAAACATAAAAAACGGTGTGCTTAAATTCGAATATTGTGGGCACCTAAATGCATCGTTTGATCCGCCATCCCAAGGGATTGATCATCACTATCCAGTTGCTTTTTCCAATATTCCGCCGCACCCAAAATATCTGAAAGTGCCTCTTCAATGTCGGCAATTTCTTCAAAAGGTAACTCGAATACTCTATGCAAACAGAGCTGCAACGTAGACTCATCAATAGACAGCGTTGCCCCGCCTGTATATGCCCACATGTAATTAGCCTTCAACACTTGAAAAAAAAGATCAGTATCGTCTTCAGAAACGCAACCAAGATAACAAGCGACTACGAGCAATTTTTCTTCTTCTAGTAAAGAAAACGCGACATGAATGTCTTGAATAACACAACCTGCCTGCAAAGTATCATCAAGGGTAAGGTCTGCCTGTATAATATCACCGACAGAATTCAATACGTCTTGTGTATGTTCTACGATCATAAAAAACTCCCAACGTTAACTGATCTACGACAACCTAAGCCGACTCTCTATTTAAACGCTCAGAAACATTCACTAGATCACGAATAATCAGTACAGAATCTAAATTAGAATTTGGAGCAGTTCGTTCAAGAACGTCCAAAATATTAAGCCCGACTCCATCAGCCAACGTGCTGATTCCCCCAAGTAACTCCATACACACACCAGCCTCAGCATCAGTCTTCGCCATTGTTAAAGTATCCCCGACCGTTTTACTGAACTCGAGCATCTGCGGTGTTTGCAGCAGATCAACTATGTCCTTTCGTTGTTCATCGCTAAGAGTTTGTAGTTCTTTGCTAAGAGACTGCGCAAGCGGTCCCTCGCTATCATCTTCAACTTCCTGATCGTCCGGCAAGACATTAGTTAAACGAGTAAGCAACACAGCAAATTTCTGAACAAAATTAGCGGTAGGAGTGGCACCCTGCGGAAGAGAAAGGCTATGCTTGCAAAGTGCGCGAGTTAACCCCTCAATTGAAGTCGAACGACTCTCATCCACATTTGTAAGCTCTGCATTAGTAAAAACAATTTCATCACCTACACGAAGCGAAATATTATCATAACGAAGCTTCATAGTATCGCTGAACTGCTGAAGTTGTTCCTTACAGTCACTCACTATCTGCGAATCCAGCCCCAGTCTCTGGGCAATGCGAGAAAGAGCCGCCTGCGCATTTTGGCAATTACGCATCATACGAGCCACACCAAGGCCGGAGTTACTGCCAGCAGGATTGCCTTCATTCAAGATATTTGCGAATTCTGGATCTACCTTTTTAAAATCGGCAATCAAATTGGTAAAACCCTTTTTAATATCGGTACTTACTCGTTCCTTTCTTGAGCCGCCTTCCTTCGGTCTGAAAATTGTCGTTTTAATATGACGAAGGAAATGTCCGATATCAGCCCATTTAAACCTTCTGCTTGCTGCTTCCACACCAGAATTTCTTCCGAACAGCTTTGACAACGCAGCACCATGCGGTTCCATTTTTAAGAACACCCTGTCTTTTCCATCAGGCGTATCCGCAGGCATAGCCCCATATAACAACGTGCCTTTAGCAAAAGGTAACTCCATGTCTATTCCACGGTGCGTATTACCAGCCGCTTGATACTCTTTTATATGTGTTGAAGCGCGGATATACCCTTCAGGATTTCTATCCAAAAAATTTTTCAGTCGACCACCCTGATCTTCGAGAACAAAAGCTCCTTCTGAAAATGTAACAGACTTCTGCTGTGCACGTACTGACAAAAAAGTCATCAGATCACGAACTGCATCCTTATCTGAAGTAACCTGCTCTCCACTCATAATGGATTGATACAACTGTGCGCCATTGTTAATGCGAGGTTGAAGCGTATCCGCAAGGGCATTGTGCATTATAATTCTACCGTCAGCAGGATCATGGAACCTTTCATTACCCAACATTTTTTTGATCACACGCGTGAGGCTGTGTATCTCTTTTGAGGTCAGGGTACTTGCGCTCACCACAGCAGAACTGTTATCCGGTGGCACACTCACCGCAAGATGCATTGGCTTATACTGAGAAAGTTTTTCTTTCAGCGGAGACTGTTTTTGAGCACGCAACTTCGACAAATCTGCCCGAGGAACTTCCTGACGTCCTGCAGCACGAACTACGTCTGGACGCACAGCGCTTACGCCGCTCCCGGATTGTTGAACATCTTGCGCATTCGAGACATTAATTGTGTCATTCCTTACGGGCCGCGAAACTAAGTTAGCTCCAATATTTCCTACAGGTGGCATTACGTACGCTCCTTACTTCTAAAAAAATTACTGCATACAACTTCCAGATGCACACAATGTACCAAAAAAAAACGCTTTATTTTCAAGAACGAAAAGCCTCCACAAATCCTTCAATACGAACTTTGTTGGCAAATTGACAAAAAAATTAGCACCAACAATCCGCAAATACCATCAGAGCAACGCTTATCATAAACCACCCATCTCAAACTGACGTAGAAAGCTATCCTCAACCCCCTGCCTTGCATATTTTTTTCTAAAACTTCTTGACGAACCCCCTTCACAGGCATATACATCTTTCCGCGCTGAGAAATCAGACAACACTGCGGGGATGTAGCTCAGTTGGATAGAGTACCTGGCTACGAACCAGTTGGTCGGGAGTTCGAATCTTCCCATCCCCGCCATTGCTAATACAGGCTGCTAGTTTTTTACTGGCAGCCTTTTTTTATGCCTGCTAAATACTCAGCGCCCCTCTCCAACCTCCCAAGCCTAACTTTTTCTCATAAAGCTACTTTCCACACCATTCCATACGTTCGATTTAAGGGAATAAAAAAAATAAATCGACTTACACCCTACATAGAAGCACTTTTTTTGCCATACGCCGCATTATCGCCTTTAAATTAAAAATCAAAAATTTTGAGATACTAAATGAACTTTTTACGTTCTTATTTCTGTTCTCATCACATTCCTCCTTCCAGCTCGGGTGCTAATGTCATGAGTGCTCCCCCCTGCTCAACCTAAAAAGCTCACTTTTGAAAAGCAGGTCCAATTCATGACAGGAAAGAATTACACAGCGAATCGCTCACATCATTATCGCTGGCAGGTAATCATTACGTTAAGAAGGACTCCACGGCATACTGAACGCGAAATGCATATCACCTTGAGGGCAGCAACACGCCACTGCTCCAGAATTTAAAAAACTTACCTAGTTTTTTTCATAAAGTTCTTGACGATCACGGCGTACAGACATATACCTCTTTTCGCGCTGAGGGAATCAGCACGACACTGCGGGGATGTAGCTCAGTTGGATAGAGTACCTGGCTACGAACCAGTTGGTCGGGAGTTCGAATCTTCCCATCCCCGCCATTGCTAATACAGGCTGCTAGTTTTACTGGCAGCCTTTTTTTATGGAATTTTGATTTTTTCCACAGAACATTACTTGCCTCATCCCCCCCTTCAACATTCTATCGACCCCATACCCAACTGAAACTACATACAAAAAGCCCCTTGCGGAAAACTCCACAAGGGGCTCATCTTTTCTAATTAGCTGATACCTACCGTTGCTCAGTATAACTCATGACCTGCAACAGCACAGTTGCCACAGCAGAAATCAGAATGCCGAACATGATTGAATACGACAACGCATTGCCGTTCACTACATAATCGAGAATAGCAACACATGCCGGACTCAAGTAGATGTAGGCAGTAACATTGTTTGGAGTCAGCGTGATTGATGCTTTCTGAAACAGATACGAAGTAACAAGTGTTGTGCCGATGGCAAGGTACAACATGCTTGCGTAATCACCAGCAGTCAGCAGATTCCACTGCAACGGAATACCAAACACCAGTGCTGCAATCGCCATCCAGATTGTTCCGCCCAGCAGTGTACAACATGTAAGCACAGCGACACTGTCCTGCCTGTACAGAAGCTTAAGTGTAATCGTATACCCGCACATGGAAAAGACACCCAACATGAAAAGCATGTCACCGGAGTTGAGGGAAAGACTTTGGAGCGCATCCAAGCTCCCTTTAAAAACAACCCATACGGTGCCTAACACTCCTAACAAATAGACCAAGGTACGCTTCAAACCCACCCGTTGTTTCAAAAACACTGCACTCAGCAATGCGGTAATAAACGGAGTAAGTGTAGAGATAGTGCCCGTGTTCAGCACGGTTGTTGTCAGCAGCGCTCCGAACAAACAAACAAAATAGGTACAGTAAAAGAAACTGATAATGAATGACCGTGGAAATACCGAAGGAATTTGCCTGCGATAGCGCGGAGTCAACAACACTGCCGGCACTAAACAGGCACTTGCTATGACAAAGCGGAGCAGGTTCAGCGAGACGGGGTGCACCTGCCCTGTCACATTTTCAGATGCGATGAATGATCCTGCAATCAAAAAAGTTGCAAACAGAATCAGGCCATGAGCCTTAAGGATTTCCATAGATTGATTCCTTCGATTTGTGTTGTGACAGCACATAGTGAGTTCTGTTTTTTGTGCACAAAAAAAGGCTACTCAAAAGAGCAGCCTTTTTACAAACAAATCTGAGACTATAAGCCTTCAGGGCGAACGCGATCCCAGTTGTGGATGCTTTCGAGGTAACGGATAGAACCACTGTGACCTTTAATAACCATGGAGTGGGTCACTGCGCCGGTACCGGTGTACTGTACGCCGCGAAGGAAGGTGCCACCGGAAATACCGGTTGCTGCGAAGTATACTTCGTCGCTGCGAACGAGAGTATTAACAGTGTGGATTTCGCGAAGGTCGATACCTGCTTCGAGGATCGCTTCTTTTTCCACGTAAGACTGAGGGTCAAGACGAGCGAAGATCTGGCCGCCTACACCTTTGATTGCGCAAGCTGCGATTACGCCTTCAGGTGTACCGCCGGTACCCATCATTACGTCTACTTCACTGCGCGGATCAACTGCCATCAGTGCGCCTGCAACGTCACCGTCTGTGTGCAGCTGAATACGTGCGCCTGCTTCACGAATCTTAGCAATAAGATGTTCGTGACGTGGCTTATCCAAAACAAATACTACGAGGTCGTCAACGTCTTTGCCGAGAGCTTTCGCAATGTTGTTCAGGTTTTCTTTAACTGGAGCATCGATGTCTACAACATCTTTTGCTGCTGGTGGAACAACAAGCTTCTGCATGTAGTAGCTTGGACCAGGGTTGTACATGGTACCTGCTGGAGCAGTACCTACAACAGAAATAGCGTTAGGACGACCGTATGCAAGAAGGTTGGTGCCTTCAACAGGGTCCACCGCAACGTCAACCTGCGGTCCTTTACCTCTGCCGAGTTTTTCACCATTGAAGAGCATAGGCGCTTCATCTTTTTCACCCTCGCCAATAATAACCTGACCGCTGAGGTACAAGTTATTGAAGGCATAACGCATTGCATCAACGGCTGCACCGTCGCCCTCGTTCTTCTGTCCCTTGCCGAGCCAGCGGCCGGATGCCAATGCTGCTGCCTCTGTAACGCGAACAAGGTCTAAAGCAAGGTTTCTGTGGGCGGCTTCCATCGGGTCTCCTCCAAAATATAAGTTGCTGATACACATAAAAATATGTGTGGCAGATTATTAGCAAAGCCTGTGAAACATCACAGAGCTTCTGAACTGCAAAAAATAAAAACCAACGCAGCGTGCCTGCGGTCAACGGTCTGCCAGCGGTTTGTTTACCCTAGGTAGCACGCACCTTCAAGCTTAAACCGCGGAATAAAAAAAGGGAGACCACTTCAATGTGGTCTCCCGGTTCTATACTATTAACCAACCCTAAATGCCAGTAGGGTTTTTGTGAATATTACTGCTTTTTTGTGTCTTTTGCGTCAGGGGTGTCAACAAGCTTATCAGCTGGCGCTTCATCTTTCTTTTCTTCTACCTGCTTTGCAACGTCGCCTTCCTGCTCTTCAACCTTTTTTTCCGCCTCAATAGCTTCATCAGCCACTTTTTCTGCTTCTGACTCTACGTTCTTTTCCTCATCTGAAGCTAACGCAGGGGATTCAAAAGTTACTTTCTCTTTGTTCATAATAGCAACAATTTCATCAGTTGCGTCTACAGACTTATCGTAGCTCAATGCCTGCTCGATAGGGATAACAAGCGATACATTGTTTTCTTTGCGGTACTGTTCAAGCACTTTCTGGAATAAATCGTTTAGCTTGGAAACAACCATCTGCTGCTCAGCAGAAACACGCTCCTGAATTTTAGCAACTTCCGCCTGAAGCTCGCTCACCACATTAGGATTCTGACCTTTTGTTTCCGCAGCTTCTTTTTGCAAATCTTTAAACTGCTGCTGAACTTCAGCACTTACTTTTTCCAAATAGGCCATGCCGTCTTTACCCGGCTGACAATCCTGAAAAACCTTTGCAGGGTCTACTACAGCAACTTTTGGAGAGGCATCACCCTTCATTTCCTGCTGACAGCCAACAAGAGCTAAACAACATACAGCAACACACAACAATACTAACTTTTTCATCGATATCTCCAAGTGTTATTGAAGCCTCATATTCTTTCGTGATCAACACAATCAGGCACCAGTTTCAGAAGGTGCTAAGAAAATAAAGCAAATTACGGTTTTTCCCAAGGATTAATTACAATATTGCGGCTGGTTATCGAAAAAATAACAGCCTATAATAGGTAAGGACATTTTTTACTCTGAAAAGATATATGCCTCTAGTTTCTTCAAATACTCTTCTACAGTATATTTACGGATTCTCTTAAGTTCCTGCCCCTTAACATCGCATCGAACAAGAGACCGTTTGAAGGTCTTCAGCAGATACAAATGCGGTACCGAGTCAGCTTTCTTTAACTTCTTACCATCCATTGAGATGGTGTAATGCAAATCAAAATCAGCTGTAATTCTGTTCTGCCCCTCTTCCTGCGTAACGGTAACAATCTGCTTATCACCCCAGTAGACACCGTCTTCTGCCACACGCAATGCAGTGCGCTTTGCAGGAAGCTGTTGTCGCAGCATCTGTTCAATGTACTTTTTATCAAGAGTAGTCACGACTTCTGCATGGAACGGTTCAACTCGTTTGAACTTTACTGACCAGTTATTGAAGTACCGGTACTCCTTGGTAAAGAGCGAAAGCATTTCTCTGTCCTGTTCCTCAACAGATGGCGGCCACATGCATTCCTTGCGATATCTGTTAAGCACACGCTTTGGTGTTTCACTTCCAGATTCCGTAACCATGTCGTTTGCAGAACAGCGTACTTCATACACACCCTTGGTTGCATCATGTATATATTGGAGTGTGAAAAAATATGTTGTTCGTGTATAATCAACAGCAACACCGTTTTTATACAACCATTGAATAAGCGTAACCGCAGCGTTTGTGTCACCAGCCCAGCTTACGTTTAATTCTTTAAAGATAGCGTATTCGTTATACCGATGTACCATACCACTGCGTAGAGCTTTCCAGTCCATCATGGAAACAAAAGCGTCTTGAAGGTGCTTTTTTGTTACAGGCGTTTTATCTTTATAGGCATCCAAAGAAAGCAAAGTGGTTACACGCGGTTCTGCAAAAAGCTCTCTATACATTACTGGCTTCTGTATAGCTGAATCTGTCTGAGCCACAGAGTCTGTGGCATTCACGCTGCAAAGAAAAAGAACTAAAAAAAACAGGCTGAGTATATTCTTCATCATATATAGTCCTATGATCTACTTATGTAAAAGAGAACGACACACGTTTACTGCGCTTTAACAAACTCTTTGGTCAAAGCGAGTATCACCCATTCATCAAGAGCTAGTCTGTGACGAATCTCTTTCAGCCCTACTTCTTCTGGTAATTTTACATTACTCAAAAAGGTTACGCCTTCGATCGTATCTATCAGCTGAACTAACAACTTGCCGTCAAAAAAGACTCCCCGCGGAGTAACAATAGCGCTTTCCCGCTCATCTGCCATGTATCGCATAAAATCAACGCGAATTTTTTCCGGATCACCGGAAACCGCTTCGCTGAACGAAACCGTGTTCATCTTCTGGTAGAAAACGACATTCTCGTTTTCATCCATAATATCCTGCATGGTGTTTCCCAGTGCCATCCGCACAGCGATGTCGTGTTTCCCCCACGGAGACGGGACAATATTTGTAAGATTGCACTTTGACGGCACATAGACGTCATCAGGAACATACTTGTAGTATCCGGCTGATGCAGTCTCCGTAACAATGCTGTTAGAGGTAAGACGCACTTCATAGTCTTTCTTTTCTGCGTCATGGTTCATCTCTACAGAGGCAGTATACGTACGCAACAGCCATTCAAGTTCTTCACCATTTTTACGCAGTGACTTTTTCACCTGAATTTGAAGTGTAGATACATCATGCCAACGCACACTAGGGTGAGTAAACGTATACAAGTCATCTTCTTCAGCCACTCTACTCATACTATTAAGTTTAACTTCCAAAACTCTTATAAGTGAATCTTGTATGTGCTGCTCAGTCACTGAAGTGTTGTCACAGAACACATCTGCTATACGTACTACATATATTTTTGATGCTTCATCAGAAATACGTGTAGTTACAGGAAGTGATGTTGTTGTTTTTTGATGTACTGCGCTACACCCTGTCCACAAGAACATGAGCATAACAAAAAGGAGAATATTACATTTGCGCATACATTCCTCTATGAAACAATAAGCTAAGGTTATAAGAACTGGTTCAACATCATAAAAAAAAACGAGCGTCAATATATTTGCAATAAGCACTTACCCTTATGACACTCAAAACAGTACGTACGACATAAAAAAAGGGCGAAGTTATACACTTCACCCTTTTATAAACTTATATTGTACACTGCTAGGAATTCCCCCGAATACCAAACAGTACCTTGCGGCTACGAAGAAGAGCCTGCCCGCTGAAGGCAAAACAGCTCTAC encodes:
- a CDS encoding DMT family transporter; translation: MEILKAHGLILFATFLIAGSFIASENVTGQVHPVSLNLLRFVIASACLVPAVLLTPRYRRQIPSVFPRSFIISFFYCTYFVCLFGALLTTTVLNTGTISTLTPFITALLSAVFLKQRVGLKRTLVYLLGVLGTVWVVFKGSLDALQSLSLNSGDMLFMLGVFSMCGYTITLKLLYRQDSVAVLTCCTLLGGTIWMAIAALVFGIPLQWNLLTAGDYASMLYLAIGTTLVTSYLFQKASITLTPNNVTAYIYLSPACVAILDYVVNGNALSYSIMFGILISAVATVLLQVMSYTEQR
- a CDS encoding OmpH family outer membrane protein → MKKLVLLCVAVCCLALVGCQQEMKGDASPKVAVVDPAKVFQDCQPGKDGMAYLEKVSAEVQQQFKDLQKEAAETKGQNPNVVSELQAEVAKIQERVSAEQQMVVSKLNDLFQKVLEQYRKENNVSLVIPIEQALSYDKSVDATDEIVAIMNKEKVTFESPALASDEEKNVESEAEKVADEAIEAEKKVEEQEGDVAKQVEEKKDEAPADKLVDTPDAKDTKKQ
- the glpX gene encoding class II fructose-bisphosphatase — encoded protein: MEAAHRNLALDLVRVTEAAALASGRWLGKGQKNEGDGAAVDAMRYAFNNLYLSGQVIIGEGEKDEAPMLFNGEKLGRGKGPQVDVAVDPVEGTNLLAYGRPNAISVVGTAPAGTMYNPGPSYYMQKLVVPPAAKDVVDIDAPVKENLNNIAKALGKDVDDLVVFVLDKPRHEHLIAKIREAGARIQLHTDGDVAGALMAVDPRSEVDVMMGTGGTPEGVIAACAIKGVGGQIFARLDPQSYVEKEAILEAGIDLREIHTVNTLVRSDEVYFAATGISGGTFLRGVQYTGTGAVTHSMVIKGHSGSIRYLESIHNWDRVRPEGL
- a CDS encoding type III secretion system chaperone; amino-acid sequence: MIVEHTQDVLNSVGDIIQADLTLDDTLQAGCVIQDIHVAFSLLEEEKLLVVACYLGCVSEDDTDLFFQVLKANYMWAYTGGATLSIDESTLQLCLHRVFELPFEEIADIEEALSDILGAAEYWKKQLDSDDQSLGMADQTMHLGAHNIRI